GCCGGCCGGTACGTAGATCACGCTGCCGCGTGCCACCTGCGTCGTCTCCAGGCCGACGGTGATCGCGGCGCGGCCGCTCACAACGAAGTAGACCTCGTCCTGATTGTGCGGTTTCTGTGGATCCTGGTCGCCCGCATCGAGGGCGTACAGGCCGACCGACATGTTCTGCTCCCGCAGAAACTGCAGGTAG
This region of Streptomyces caelestis genomic DNA includes:
- a CDS encoding cupin domain-containing protein; amino-acid sequence: MKAFRLDELEAERAANEGAYLQFLREQNMSVGLYALDAGDQDPQKPHNQDEVYFVVSGRAAITVGLETTQVARGSVIYVPAGVAHKFHHITEDLRVLVVFSPPER